A region of Paraburkholderia sp. BL23I1N1 DNA encodes the following proteins:
- a CDS encoding SMP-30/gluconolactonase/LRE family protein: MVKKRIRAALLGAVIAAITLIAPACQAQYTTDWLANTFGTLATHVGNTARSMWVAPEGVIYTASLWDENTGGVAIYQNGKSLGTIGINSEFQGGAITGNATSIFAALQYSTVYGSGAVGRYNRATQKRDLLIPVSTWTAVRRADVITGLATTGSLLYASDFLGNRVRVFTTDGAWQQDINVSSPGALALDGAGNLWVAQQSAATIVEFSPAGATLNTIQMPAASRPSALYFDASSGQLMVGDQGPDMNIKLYNISGTPTLVGTFGIQGGYLDTTTGIKGQVGDKRFTRVVGIGKDTAGNLYVLNNPWGGGWDLGRNGGTDIHAYDSAGNLQWKLQSLNFEAVGAPDPVTDGAYFYGGAHIYTGTAGGTFVANTVDPFSYPSDPRLNMNDTQRDEHFGQLVSVGGNRILVASGQNPGIFYFFHFNAASGYIAIPDASIPGPAFNTTRQVTGGFCIDSRGDVWAGLDRTNHIYHYPLTSFDGEGKPTWGPGVAISIPQSIRPLTRIIYLPESDTMILAQGVAGSWDWTAIQSRIEVYHGWGAGNTTKPNPVINLTSVNPKSITAAGNYLFVGYVHTTPNIDAFNLTTGNLDTTLNNSSAGTVDVGNDVDSMYGIRAYLRSAGEYVITKDNYNGSSMIVYRWTP, encoded by the coding sequence ATGGTTAAAAAACGAATTCGTGCCGCGCTGCTTGGCGCAGTGATCGCCGCGATCACCCTGATTGCGCCAGCGTGTCAGGCGCAATACACCACCGACTGGCTGGCGAATACATTCGGAACGCTTGCCACCCACGTGGGCAATACCGCGCGCTCCATGTGGGTCGCGCCCGAAGGCGTGATCTATACGGCTTCCCTATGGGATGAAAACACGGGTGGTGTCGCGATCTACCAGAACGGCAAGAGCCTCGGCACCATTGGCATCAATAGCGAATTTCAGGGTGGGGCCATCACGGGGAATGCCACGTCGATCTTCGCCGCGTTGCAGTACAGCACCGTGTACGGCAGCGGAGCGGTGGGACGATACAACCGCGCGACCCAGAAGCGTGATCTCCTCATTCCCGTGAGCACCTGGACCGCCGTCAGGCGGGCCGATGTCATCACCGGACTTGCAACAACCGGCTCGCTCCTCTATGCAAGCGATTTTTTGGGTAATCGTGTTCGCGTCTTCACGACCGACGGCGCGTGGCAGCAGGACATCAACGTATCGAGTCCGGGCGCGCTCGCTTTGGATGGTGCGGGAAATCTTTGGGTAGCACAGCAAAGCGCGGCCACGATCGTGGAATTCAGTCCGGCCGGTGCAACGCTTAACACGATCCAGATGCCCGCGGCCTCGCGGCCGTCCGCGCTGTACTTCGATGCATCGTCAGGACAGCTCATGGTGGGCGATCAGGGTCCCGACATGAATATCAAGCTCTACAACATTTCGGGTACGCCGACCCTGGTCGGCACGTTCGGCATTCAGGGCGGCTATCTCGACACCACCACCGGCATCAAAGGCCAGGTTGGCGACAAGCGCTTCACGCGTGTTGTCGGCATCGGCAAAGACACAGCCGGCAACCTGTATGTGCTCAACAACCCATGGGGCGGAGGCTGGGACCTCGGGCGCAATGGCGGCACCGACATTCACGCGTATGACAGCGCCGGTAATTTGCAATGGAAGCTTCAGTCTCTCAACTTCGAGGCAGTCGGAGCGCCTGACCCGGTTACGGACGGCGCCTATTTCTATGGCGGCGCTCACATTTACACCGGCACGGCTGGCGGCACCTTCGTCGCGAATACCGTCGACCCGTTCAGCTATCCTTCCGATCCACGCCTGAACATGAACGATACGCAGCGTGACGAGCATTTTGGTCAACTCGTCAGCGTCGGCGGAAACCGGATTCTTGTTGCGTCGGGCCAGAACCCGGGCATCTTTTACTTTTTCCATTTCAACGCGGCGAGCGGTTACATCGCCATTCCGGACGCGTCGATTCCAGGTCCCGCATTCAATACGACCCGGCAGGTCACGGGCGGATTTTGTATCGATAGCAGGGGAGACGTGTGGGCCGGTCTCGACAGAACGAATCACATCTACCACTACCCGCTAACCAGCTTCGATGGCGAAGGCAAACCGACATGGGGGCCGGGTGTCGCCATCTCCATTCCGCAGAGCATCCGGCCGTTGACACGCATCATCTACCTGCCTGAGAGCGACACCATGATTCTCGCGCAAGGCGTCGCCGGGAGCTGGGACTGGACCGCGATACAATCCAGGATCGAGGTGTATCACGGCTGGGGGGCGGGCAACACCACAAAGCCTAATCCGGTGATCAACCTCACGAGCGTCAATCCCAAGTCGATCACGGCCGCAGGCAATTATCTTTTTGTCGGCTACGTGCATACGACGCCCAACATCGACGCCTTCAATCTCACGACGGGTAACCTCGATACGACGCTGAACAACTCGAGTGCGGGTACGGTGGACGTGGGCAATGACGTGGATTCTATGTACGGCATCAGGGCATACCTTAGATCGGCCGGTGAGTACGTGATCACGAAAGACAACTACAACGGTTCCAGCATGATTGTTTATCGCTGGACGCCTTGA
- a CDS encoding transcriptional regulator, whose amino-acid sequence MRKTKTTAARKLLLDRYGRVADGIALLFFPYVEIVIHDLQSQTVAYIANNLSKRELGDESALEEIDHSVESGTIGPYEKINWDGRRMRCVSTVLFDDAGVAVGVMCVNYNIAVFEDMKHVIDRVISGAGVVKQPEELFKDDWQERINTFLHAWLQERQLALNSLTRDHRRELVEALWAEGAFKGKSAANYVANVLGMGRATVYQHIRDLRDGAA is encoded by the coding sequence ATGCGAAAGACAAAAACAACGGCCGCACGCAAACTTCTTCTGGATCGATACGGCCGTGTCGCGGATGGTATCGCACTGCTCTTTTTTCCCTACGTTGAAATCGTCATTCATGACCTGCAAAGCCAGACTGTTGCCTACATAGCCAATAACCTCTCCAAGCGCGAACTGGGCGACGAATCGGCACTCGAAGAAATCGACCATTCGGTGGAGTCAGGCACGATCGGTCCATACGAGAAAATCAACTGGGACGGCCGGCGGATGCGTTGCGTCAGCACGGTTCTCTTCGACGACGCGGGCGTTGCCGTTGGCGTGATGTGCGTGAACTACAACATTGCGGTTTTCGAGGACATGAAGCATGTTATCGACCGCGTAATCTCGGGCGCTGGCGTGGTCAAGCAGCCCGAGGAATTGTTCAAGGACGACTGGCAGGAACGAATCAACACGTTCCTTCATGCATGGCTTCAGGAGCGTCAACTGGCGCTGAACTCGCTGACCCGCGACCATCGTCGCGAACTGGTCGAAGCCCTTTGGGCAGAAGGCGCGTTCAAGGGGAAAAGTGCCGCAAATTATGTGGCAAACGTGCTGGGGATGGGGCGTGCAACCGTCTATCAGCACATTAGAGATCTGCGAGACGGAGCGGCCTGA
- a CDS encoding ornithine cyclodeaminase family protein produces the protein MSSTDKVFPLIVQQDAVRQALPHLDVRGALTRMFRALANDAAVQPPQTLTPFPQGAGDCITYLGVMADAKVFGAKLSPYIVTESKPVITAWTALMSMETGQPLMWCDAGLLTIERTAGATALAVDRLAAPDARRLAIVGAGAVGQAHLRHLAALRPWDSINVFSRELAGNEAMRTAISALDDRVLVCSKLEDCVRDADVVALCTSSGTPVLSENMLTKPALITSISTNVANAHEIPPAWLRDMDVYCDYRQTTPASAGEMKLAAQLHDWSPQSVLGDLPELVSGTARKPSWKKHVFFRSIGLGLEDVAIANGLFRYIDGQRND, from the coding sequence ATGAGCAGCACAGACAAGGTATTTCCGTTGATCGTCCAGCAGGACGCGGTGCGTCAGGCACTGCCCCATCTCGATGTGCGCGGTGCGCTGACACGCATGTTTCGCGCGCTTGCGAACGACGCCGCAGTGCAACCGCCTCAAACCCTCACCCCGTTTCCGCAAGGCGCCGGCGATTGCATTACGTATCTCGGTGTCATGGCGGACGCCAAAGTATTCGGGGCCAAGTTGTCGCCGTACATCGTGACCGAATCGAAACCGGTCATCACGGCGTGGACCGCATTGATGTCGATGGAAACGGGGCAGCCTTTGATGTGGTGCGATGCGGGTCTGCTCACCATCGAGCGCACCGCGGGCGCGACTGCACTGGCGGTGGATCGCCTTGCGGCGCCCGACGCGCGCCGGCTCGCCATCGTCGGCGCGGGTGCGGTGGGACAGGCTCATTTGCGCCACCTCGCCGCGCTACGGCCGTGGGATTCGATTAACGTGTTCTCACGCGAGCTTGCGGGGAACGAGGCGATGCGCACGGCGATCAGTGCCCTAGACGATCGCGTGCTGGTTTGCAGCAAGCTCGAAGACTGTGTACGCGATGCCGATGTGGTGGCGTTGTGCACGTCCTCAGGCACGCCGGTACTGTCGGAAAACATGCTGACGAAGCCGGCGCTCATTACGTCGATCAGCACGAACGTCGCGAATGCTCACGAAATTCCGCCCGCGTGGCTTCGAGACATGGATGTCTATTGCGACTACCGGCAAACCACGCCTGCCAGCGCGGGGGAAATGAAATTGGCGGCGCAGTTACATGACTGGTCGCCGCAAAGCGTACTCGGCGATTTGCCTGAACTGGTGTCCGGCACAGCCAGAAAACCCTCCTGGAAAAAGCACGTTTTTTTCCGCTCGATTGGACTCGGACTTGAAGACGTGGCGATCGCCAACGGACTATTCAGGTACATAGACGGGCAGCGCAACGATTAA
- a CDS encoding ABC transporter substrate-binding protein yields the protein MSLKLSLSLFVAAALIGSVGTASAETQSTLRFGIEAAYPPFESKSPTGQLQGFDVDVGNAVCAKMRVKCEWVENSFDGLIPALQARKFDVINSAMNITDKRKQSIDFTPPIYVVPIVMVAKRGSPLLPDVKSLQGKRVGVLQGSTQEDFLKQHWANAGVSIVSYQDQDQVYADLVAGRLDAAVQEAQTVEDGFLNKPSGHDYAIVGQPLSDPATLGEGTGFGMRKGDKALAGKIDAALDALKKDGTLSSLSQKYFKRDIISK from the coding sequence ATGTCTCTGAAGCTTTCACTCTCACTTTTCGTCGCTGCAGCGTTAATCGGGTCAGTCGGCACCGCCAGCGCAGAGACTCAAAGCACCTTGCGTTTCGGCATCGAGGCGGCGTATCCGCCGTTCGAAAGCAAGTCGCCGACAGGGCAGTTGCAGGGGTTCGACGTTGACGTCGGCAACGCGGTTTGCGCAAAGATGCGCGTGAAGTGCGAGTGGGTGGAGAATTCGTTCGACGGCTTGATTCCCGCGTTGCAGGCGCGCAAATTCGATGTCATCAATTCCGCGATGAACATCACGGACAAGCGCAAACAGTCCATCGATTTCACGCCGCCGATCTACGTGGTGCCGATCGTGATGGTGGCGAAGCGTGGCTCGCCCTTGCTGCCGGACGTGAAGAGCCTGCAGGGCAAACGCGTCGGCGTGCTGCAGGGATCGACGCAGGAAGATTTCCTCAAGCAGCACTGGGCGAATGCCGGCGTATCGATCGTCTCGTACCAGGACCAGGATCAGGTGTATGCCGACCTCGTTGCCGGTCGCCTCGATGCCGCAGTCCAGGAAGCGCAGACTGTTGAGGATGGTTTCCTGAACAAACCGTCTGGCCATGACTATGCGATTGTCGGCCAGCCGCTCAGCGATCCGGCAACGCTGGGCGAAGGGACCGGCTTTGGCATGCGCAAAGGCGACAAGGCGCTGGCTGGAAAGATCGATGCCGCGCTCGACGCTTTGAAAAAAGACGGTACGCTCAGCAGTCTTTCGCAGAAGTACTTCAAGCGCGACATCATCTCGAAGTAA
- a CDS encoding FAD-binding oxidoreductase, giving the protein MDFDVVVLGAGIVGVSSALHLQDRGRRVALVDRRGPGEETSFGNAGLIERSSVVPYAFPRDLGTLLRYMRNQSTDLYWDYKALPSFATWLARFWWASSPERLEAAARDMLPLIRESVAEHDMLIARAGLDRLVHDGGWLEAFRTQAEFEQQSAAAEVTARQYGLRATPLDAARLLAREPGLAAGFCGALHWRDPKSISNPGALTKGYARLFEDGGGTFLNGEATTIRLEASAWTVQTSQGRISAKEVVVALGPWSDKVFAPLGYRIPLRAKRGYHMHYEATQAMLSVPLVDTERGYVVAPMEGRLRLTTGVEIARRDAPPTGIQLARAERIARPVFGLGRRLDDAPWLGLRPCTPDMRPVIGRAPRHRGLWFAFGHNHHGLTLGPVTGRLLAEMMTGAAPFTDPHPFRPERFR; this is encoded by the coding sequence ATGGATTTCGATGTGGTCGTGCTGGGAGCCGGGATCGTCGGCGTGTCGTCGGCGCTGCATCTGCAGGATCGCGGACGCCGTGTGGCGCTTGTCGATCGGCGCGGTCCCGGTGAAGAGACCAGTTTCGGCAACGCAGGTCTGATCGAACGGTCGTCAGTAGTCCCTTACGCTTTTCCACGCGATCTCGGTACGCTGCTGCGTTACATGCGCAATCAATCGACCGACCTGTACTGGGACTACAAGGCGTTGCCGTCTTTCGCCACGTGGCTCGCGCGGTTCTGGTGGGCGTCGTCTCCGGAGCGGCTCGAGGCCGCAGCGCGCGACATGCTCCCGTTGATCCGCGAAAGCGTCGCCGAGCACGACATGCTGATCGCGCGTGCGGGTCTCGACAGGCTCGTCCATGACGGTGGATGGCTCGAGGCATTTCGCACGCAGGCGGAATTTGAACAGCAATCGGCCGCCGCCGAAGTCACAGCACGTCAATATGGATTACGCGCAACACCACTCGACGCCGCGCGACTTCTGGCGCGCGAACCTGGCTTGGCGGCTGGATTTTGTGGCGCCCTGCATTGGCGGGACCCGAAAAGTATTTCCAATCCGGGGGCGTTGACGAAGGGATATGCGCGACTGTTCGAGGACGGCGGTGGCACGTTTCTGAACGGAGAGGCGACCACGATACGTCTCGAAGCCAGCGCATGGACCGTGCAGACGTCGCAAGGCAGGATCAGCGCCAAAGAGGTGGTCGTGGCGCTCGGCCCGTGGTCCGACAAGGTTTTTGCGCCGCTTGGATATCGCATCCCGCTGCGCGCGAAACGCGGCTATCACATGCACTACGAGGCCACGCAGGCGATGCTCTCAGTGCCGCTCGTCGACACGGAGCGAGGGTACGTTGTGGCGCCGATGGAGGGCCGCTTGCGCTTGACGACAGGCGTTGAAATCGCCCGGCGCGATGCCCCGCCGACGGGCATTCAACTCGCGCGCGCGGAGCGCATCGCCCGGCCAGTTTTCGGGCTGGGCCGCCGGTTGGACGACGCGCCATGGCTCGGGTTGCGTCCTTGTACGCCAGACATGCGGCCCGTCATTGGGCGCGCGCCTCGCCATCGAGGACTCTGGTTCGCGTTCGGCCACAATCATCACGGATTGACGCTCGGTCCCGTGACGGGCCGGCTGCTGGCGGAAATGATGACGGGCGCCGCGCCTTTCACCGATCCTCATCCGTTTCGTCCTGAGCGGTTCCGGTAA
- a CDS encoding cupin domain-containing protein, protein MNEEMFFVLSGQGEVRIGDTLHPIRAGDVIACPAGDTTTAHQIVNSGDQELRYLAISTQQSPEICEYPDSNKYSAMVDGPDGFNAIGLGGKSAGYWDGE, encoded by the coding sequence GTGAATGAAGAAATGTTTTTCGTGTTGAGTGGACAGGGCGAGGTGCGGATTGGCGACACGCTTCATCCGATACGTGCCGGTGATGTGATCGCCTGCCCAGCCGGCGACACAACGACAGCACACCAGATCGTGAATTCGGGCGATCAGGAACTGCGCTACCTCGCAATCAGCACGCAGCAGTCGCCGGAGATCTGCGAGTACCCGGATTCGAACAAATATTCGGCGATGGTCGATGGTCCTGACGGCTTCAACGCGATCGGCCTCGGCGGCAAAAGCGCGGGCTATTGGGATGGCGAATAA
- a CDS encoding amidase gives MQRRRFFKSFGLLAAGLLSKGAGATSPAAAPVEHRPFMLGGEMSATQATRHYLGRIETIDRRGPRLCSMIELNPDAMRIAAAMDGELSDGKRRGPLHGVPVAIKDNIATGDKMATTAGSLALDGVRATRDADLVRRLREAGAVIIGKTNLSEWANIRSTRSTSGWSARGGLTRNPYALDRSTSGSSSGSAAAVAAGLAAMAIGTETDGSIVSPASICGVVGLKPTVGRISRDGIIPISHTQDTPGPITRSVRDAALLLSAIAGMDPRDPQTSAAPAPSDYVQALNKGALKGARIGVAREYFTGHDEVDQQIELAIARLRLLGAEVIDPVDLPRVSYDKEELSVLLYEFKHDLPLWLDTFAPHAQVRNLADVMAFNHAHRDLERPYFGQELFVQAEALGDLDSDAYKRALATCRTQSRDEGLDRVLRQHGLDAIVAPTGGTAWLTDFINGDSNNGGFSTPAAVAGYPHLTVPTGQVRGLPVGLSFVGPAWSEARLLALGYAFEQATQWRREPQFLSRTDVPPMVRD, from the coding sequence ATGCAACGACGCAGATTCTTCAAATCATTCGGCTTGTTAGCCGCTGGCTTGTTGTCGAAAGGCGCAGGCGCCACTTCGCCGGCAGCGGCACCTGTCGAACATCGTCCATTTATGCTGGGCGGTGAGATGAGCGCTACGCAGGCAACGCGTCACTATCTAGGCCGCATCGAAACGATCGACCGGCGTGGCCCGCGGTTGTGCAGCATGATCGAGCTGAATCCCGATGCCATGCGGATCGCGGCCGCGATGGACGGCGAGCTCAGCGACGGCAAGCGCCGCGGCCCCTTGCATGGCGTGCCCGTCGCCATCAAGGACAACATCGCGACTGGCGACAAGATGGCAACAACGGCAGGTTCGCTTGCCCTCGACGGCGTTCGTGCAACCCGTGATGCCGACCTCGTGCGCCGCCTGCGTGAGGCGGGCGCGGTCATCATCGGCAAGACGAATTTGAGCGAATGGGCGAACATCCGCTCCACGCGCTCCACTAGCGGCTGGAGCGCACGTGGCGGTCTGACGCGCAATCCCTATGCGCTGGACCGGAGTACGAGCGGATCGAGCTCCGGCTCCGCGGCTGCCGTCGCCGCGGGGTTGGCTGCAATGGCGATCGGTACGGAAACAGACGGGTCGATTGTGTCTCCTGCTTCCATCTGCGGAGTGGTCGGTCTCAAGCCAACCGTCGGGCGGATCAGTCGTGACGGCATCATTCCGATTTCACACACGCAGGACACGCCCGGCCCGATTACCCGATCGGTCCGCGACGCGGCGTTGCTGCTTTCGGCGATTGCCGGAATGGACCCGCGTGACCCGCAAACGTCGGCAGCACCCGCGCCGAGCGACTATGTGCAAGCGTTGAACAAGGGCGCGTTGAAGGGTGCCCGGATTGGCGTCGCGCGCGAGTATTTCACGGGCCACGATGAAGTCGATCAGCAGATCGAACTGGCGATCGCGCGACTGCGGCTGCTCGGCGCAGAAGTGATTGATCCGGTCGATTTGCCGCGAGTCAGTTACGACAAGGAGGAGCTCTCCGTATTGCTGTATGAATTCAAACACGATCTGCCGTTGTGGCTCGACACGTTCGCGCCGCATGCTCAGGTTCGCAATCTCGCCGATGTGATGGCTTTCAATCACGCGCATCGCGATCTCGAGCGGCCATACTTCGGCCAGGAACTCTTCGTTCAGGCCGAAGCCCTGGGCGATCTCGATAGCGATGCGTATAAGCGTGCGTTGGCAACCTGCCGCACGCAATCTCGCGATGAAGGATTGGACCGTGTGCTCCGTCAGCATGGTCTGGATGCAATCGTCGCGCCGACTGGCGGGACCGCATGGCTGACCGATTTCATCAATGGCGACAGCAATAATGGCGGCTTTTCAACGCCAGCCGCAGTGGCCGGCTATCCACACCTGACGGTGCCGACCGGGCAAGTGCGTGGTTTGCCGGTCGGTTTGTCGTTTGTCGGGCCCGCCTGGAGCGAGGCGCGGTTACTGGCATTGGGGTATGCGTTCGAGCAGGCGACCCAGTGGCGCAGGGAGCCGCAATTTCTGTCGCGTACCGATGTGCCTCCAATGGTCCGCGATTGA
- a CDS encoding dienelactone hydrolase family protein, with the protein MKRTTGSMISFNRPDGKDVQGYLAKPHKPEGAPAIVVIQEWWGLNDQIRGVADRLAQAGYLALVPDLFRGKSTVEEEEAHHLLDGLDFGDAATQDVRGAVQYLKQHAANVGVTGYCMGGALTLLALCNIPEVSAGVVWYGFPPLEYIDASKIKVPVLGHWATQDEFFPAETVDALEAKLTAADVDVEFHRYLARHAFANETAVGPGRIARTQFDPVWSQQAWDRTLTFFGRTLWK; encoded by the coding sequence ATGAAACGGACTACAGGATCGATGATCTCGTTTAACCGCCCTGACGGCAAAGACGTGCAGGGTTATCTGGCGAAGCCGCACAAGCCAGAGGGCGCGCCGGCTATCGTCGTGATTCAGGAGTGGTGGGGTTTGAATGACCAGATTCGCGGCGTGGCGGACCGGCTCGCGCAAGCCGGCTATCTGGCGCTGGTGCCCGATCTCTTTCGCGGTAAATCGACCGTGGAGGAAGAAGAGGCGCACCATCTGTTGGACGGGCTCGACTTCGGCGACGCTGCCACTCAGGACGTGCGTGGCGCCGTCCAGTATCTGAAGCAGCATGCGGCGAATGTCGGTGTGACCGGTTATTGCATGGGTGGTGCGCTCACCTTGCTCGCGCTATGCAATATTCCTGAAGTGTCGGCCGGCGTGGTGTGGTACGGCTTCCCTCCGCTCGAGTACATCGACGCATCGAAAATCAAGGTGCCCGTTCTCGGTCACTGGGCGACCCAAGACGAATTCTTCCCGGCAGAGACGGTCGATGCTTTGGAAGCGAAGCTCACCGCCGCCGATGTCGACGTGGAGTTTCATCGCTATCTTGCGCGCCATGCGTTCGCGAATGAAACGGCAGTTGGGCCGGGCCGTATCGCCAGGACCCAGTTCGATCCGGTGTGGTCGCAGCAGGCCTGGGACCGCACGCTGACGTTCTTCGGCCGCACGCTCTGGAAGTAA
- a CDS encoding S9 family peptidase: MPVAMRNAALVLLTCLTLGTSVYAQAGSGCDKGCNTRGQLLNHRVTLRLSAAAFSKLLASNASGQQLAQIAGAPACGVEIVTFRYRTIGGAGEPTNASGALMIPGGRSASCSGPRPLMLYAHGTTAYRNYNIADITQTDPGNGDGAGEGISVAAMYAAQGYIVVATNYAGYAGSDLTYHPYLNADQQSADVIDSLRAARAALSEVKPERRTRENGKLFVTGYSQGGFVALATHRALQAAGVKVTASAPGSGPYALAATADALIEGEVNLGSTLFTTLIVTGFQRAYENIYRKPGDFYESAYAPGIENLLPSLQPLDKLFAKGKLPSTQLFNSVPPAPEYASMTPPTSPPLAPPSLTPLFAAGFGNANLVRNAYRLSLLEDAAANPDGAFPNTTVAMTPAASPMHPLRQAFKRNDLRNWSPRAPVLLCGGGSDPTVFFFNARIEQAYWQNAKVPAGLTSVLDVDSPVAGPNDPYAPIKQGFANAKATLANQAVAGGATDGGASAVLQAYHGELVASFCMVAARAFFTNF; encoded by the coding sequence ATGCCTGTAGCGATGCGAAACGCGGCCCTCGTGCTGCTGACATGTTTGACGTTGGGCACCAGTGTTTATGCGCAAGCCGGCTCCGGTTGCGACAAGGGTTGCAACACCCGCGGCCAGCTACTCAATCATCGCGTCACGTTACGGCTCAGTGCCGCGGCGTTTTCGAAATTGCTGGCGTCGAACGCATCCGGTCAGCAACTTGCGCAGATTGCCGGCGCGCCCGCATGCGGCGTGGAGATCGTGACCTTCCGCTACCGGACCATCGGCGGCGCGGGCGAGCCCACTAATGCGAGCGGCGCACTGATGATTCCGGGTGGGCGGTCGGCATCATGTAGCGGGCCGCGTCCGCTGATGCTCTACGCGCACGGTACGACCGCATACCGCAACTACAACATCGCCGATATCACGCAAACTGATCCGGGCAATGGCGACGGTGCCGGGGAGGGCATCAGCGTTGCCGCCATGTATGCGGCCCAGGGCTATATCGTGGTCGCGACCAATTACGCGGGCTATGCCGGCTCCGATCTCACGTACCACCCCTACCTGAACGCCGATCAACAATCCGCCGATGTGATCGACTCGCTTCGGGCGGCGCGGGCCGCACTGAGTGAAGTGAAGCCGGAAAGAAGGACGCGCGAGAACGGCAAGCTCTTCGTCACCGGCTATTCGCAGGGCGGCTTCGTGGCATTGGCGACGCATCGCGCTTTGCAGGCGGCCGGCGTCAAGGTCACGGCATCCGCGCCGGGATCGGGTCCGTACGCGCTTGCCGCCACGGCCGACGCGCTCATCGAAGGCGAGGTGAATCTGGGTTCGACGCTATTCACGACCTTGATCGTGACGGGCTTCCAGCGCGCCTACGAGAACATCTATCGCAAGCCAGGCGACTTCTATGAATCGGCCTATGCCCCGGGCATCGAGAATCTCCTGCCGAGCCTGCAGCCGCTCGATAAGCTATTTGCAAAGGGGAAACTACCCTCGACACAACTCTTCAACAGCGTTCCTCCCGCGCCGGAATATGCGTCGATGACGCCGCCGACTTCGCCGCCTCTCGCACCGCCTTCGCTCACACCTTTGTTTGCTGCCGGATTCGGCAACGCCAATCTCGTGCGCAACGCCTATCGCCTGAGTCTTCTGGAGGACGCCGCGGCCAATCCCGATGGCGCGTTCCCCAACACCACGGTTGCCATGACGCCGGCTGCGAGTCCGATGCACCCGCTGCGCCAGGCGTTCAAGCGCAATGACTTGCGCAACTGGTCGCCGCGAGCGCCGGTTCTGCTGTGCGGCGGCGGTTCGGATCCCACCGTGTTTTTCTTCAACGCACGCATCGAACAGGCTTACTGGCAGAACGCCAAGGTGCCGGCAGGGCTCACGTCCGTGCTGGATGTGGACTCTCCGGTCGCCGGGCCCAACGATCCGTACGCGCCGATCAAGCAGGGTTTTGCCAATGCGAAAGCGACGCTCGCGAATCAGGCTGTTGCGGGTGGTGCAACCGACGGCGGCGCCTCAGCTGTGCTCCAGGCCTATCACGGTGAACTGGTGGCGTCGTTCTGCATGGTTGCCGCCCGGGCCTTCTTCACGAATTTCTGA
- a CDS encoding phosphatase PAP2 family protein, with amino-acid sequence MNTLEAFNQALFLMINATPSTPAWQIDMARMIADYVIYLVPLSLIAIWLFGNEHQREVAVRAFCVTLLALGLNQILGMIWPHPRPFVMGIGHTFLEHAPDSSFPSDHGTIFACIALSLLLGGVRRYGMPILLSGLAVAWARVFVGVHFPLDMVGALGMACVAYLLITPLWQLGGSVVTRGLVTVYRKLLAWPIGRGWLSS; translated from the coding sequence ATGAATACACTTGAAGCGTTCAATCAGGCGCTCTTTCTGATGATCAACGCAACGCCGTCGACGCCGGCCTGGCAAATCGACATGGCGCGAATGATTGCCGATTACGTCATTTATCTCGTACCGCTTTCGCTGATCGCGATATGGCTCTTCGGCAACGAGCATCAACGTGAAGTCGCAGTGCGCGCGTTTTGCGTGACCCTGCTCGCCCTCGGTCTCAATCAGATTCTCGGTATGATCTGGCCACATCCCCGGCCGTTCGTGATGGGAATCGGCCATACATTTCTGGAGCACGCGCCCGACTCGTCGTTCCCAAGCGACCATGGGACGATATTCGCCTGCATCGCACTGAGCTTGTTGCTGGGGGGCGTGAGACGGTACGGCATGCCGATCCTGCTGTCCGGTCTCGCGGTGGCATGGGCACGCGTGTTTGTCGGCGTCCATTTTCCGCTCGACATGGTGGGCGCCCTCGGCATGGCATGTGTCGCATACCTACTGATCACACCGTTGTGGCAGTTAGGCGGCAGCGTGGTAACGCGCGGCCTGGTCACGGTGTACCGCAAGCTGCTGGCGTGGCCGATCGGGCGTGGCTGGTTGTCCTCATAG